The Solanum stenotomum isolate F172 unplaced genomic scaffold, ASM1918654v1 scaffold12477, whole genome shotgun sequence genome contains a region encoding:
- the LOC125849996 gene encoding protein SRG1-like — protein MKVLEMLGKALGIKEKEVKSLFEEGMQSMRMNYYPPCPQPDKVMGLCPHSDPSALTILLQVNETQGLQVKKDEIWIPILPLPNAFIVNIGDTFEIFSNGIYKSIEHRSMVSSEKERISVATFQSSRLDVILGPASSLVTAHNPPKFKPMGATEFYRGYLNRALVGKSYVEAMRINHQ, from the exons ATgaaagttttggaaatgttGGGTAAAGCTTTGGggattaaagaaaaagaagtgaagaGTCTTTTTGAAGAAGGGATGCAATCAATGAGGATGAATTACTATCCACCATGTCCACAACCAGACAAAGTGATGGGACTTTGCCCTCATTCTGATCCCTCTGCCTTAACAATCCTTCTTCAAGTCAATGAAACTCAAGGTCTTCAAGTTAAAAAGGATGAAATTTGGATTCCCATTTTACCCCTCCCTAACGCCTTCATAGTCAATATTGGAGATACTTTTGAG ATTTTCTCAAATGGAATTTACAAAAGTATAGAGCATAGATCAATGGTGAGCTCAGAAAAAGAAAGGATTTCAGTTGCAACATTTCAGAGTTCAAGATTGGATGTTATATTAGGTCCAGCAAGTAGCCTTGTTACAGCTCATAATCCACCAAAATTCAAACCAATGGGAGCCACTGAATTTTATAGAGGATATCTCAACCGTGCACTTGTTGGGAAATCATATGTGGAAGCCATGAGAATTAATCACCAATGA